One part of the Haliotis asinina isolate JCU_RB_2024 chromosome 2, JCU_Hal_asi_v2, whole genome shotgun sequence genome encodes these proteins:
- the LOC137272523 gene encoding uncharacterized protein, protein MTLKLPYIVIVADLTLMGILSVIGGRLSDRQINNMAKSGPFCYACDSVNFPSECEHVELCETTEVCFTQRYTTSDNMTVYRMGCLPSTDCGPAGLPDNYLSCCNISHCNSLLCDKYAATHRPCYKCDDLIHPGDCEIITPCDLKHEKCFMEKVLTDTYNLRYNLGCLRSHVCEELQSQFQRKGRDHVITQICASCCDGTNCNNIDCDSTK, encoded by the exons ATGACATTGAAACTACCTTATATCGTGATTGTCGCAG ACCTTACTCTTATGGGAATACTATCTGTGATTGGTGGTCGATTATCTGACAGACAGATCAATAAT ATGGCGAAGAGCGGTCCCTTCTGCTACGCCTGTGACAGCGTCAACTTCCCCAGCGAATGTGAACATGTGGAGCTGTGTGAGACAACGGAG GTATGCTTTACTCAGCGTTACACAACATCAGACAACATGACTGTCTATCGCATGGGATGTCTTCCGTCAACG GATTGTGGCCCGGCTGGTCTGCCAGACAACTATCTGTCGTGCTGCAACATCAGCCACTGTAACAGTCTCTTGTGTGACAAATATG CGGCGACACATCGGCCCTGCTACAAATGTGACGATCTCATCCACCCGGGAGATTGTGAGATCATCACTCCATGTGACCTCAAACACGAG aaatgtttcatGGAGAAAGTTTTAACAGACACCTACAATCTGCGATATAACTTGGGGTGCTTGCGATCTCAC GTGTGTGAGGAGCTACAGTCTCAGTTTCAGAGAAAAGGACGTGATCACGTCATCACGCAAATTTGCGCCAGCTGCTGTGATGGCACCAACTGTAACAACATCGACTGCGACTCAACGAAATAA